One part of the Pecten maximus chromosome 9, xPecMax1.1, whole genome shotgun sequence genome encodes these proteins:
- the LOC117334027 gene encoding mucin-5AC-like — protein sequence MSTCCYELEALNVDPVLCSLFSPTSSNTLSPKKLQLAKSQQAPKHSVQTGSNTLDANKLQHAQPQQAPTRSAPTSSNTLSPNKLQHTQPQQAPTRSTPTSSNTLSPNKLQHTQPQQATRRSTPTSSNTLNPNKLQHTQPQQAATYSAPTSSNTLNPSKLHHTQLQQAPSHSAPTSSNTPNPTSSNTFNPRLATSSKRQGASLLNPSMLSPYTLSPNTPHHAVTFIFDMDDDDDDDDDDDDANKHCSKLYT from the exons ATGTCTACCTGTTGTTATGAGCTGGAGGCGCTGAATGTGGATCCTGTTCTGTGCTCTCTGTTCT cCCCAACAAGCTCCAACACGCTGAGCCCCAAAAAGCTCCAACTCGCTAAGTCCCAACAAGCTCCAAAACACTCAGTCCAAACAGGCTCCAACACGCTCGACGCCAACAAGCTCCAACACGCTCAGCCCCAACAAGCTCCAACACGCTCAGCCCCAACAAGCTCCAACACGCTCAGCCCCAACAAGCTCCAACACACTCAGCCCCAACAAGCTCCAACACGCTCAACTCCAACAAGCTCTAACACACTCAGCCCCAACAAGCTCCAACACACTCAACCCCAACAAGCTACAAGACGCTCAACCCCAACAAGCTCCAACACGCTCAACCCCAACAAGCTCCAACATACTCAGCCCCAACAAGCTGCAACATACTCAGCCCCAACAAGCTCCAACACACTCAACCCCAGCAAGCTACATCACACTCAGCTCCAACAAGCTCCATCACACTCAGCCCCAACAAGCTCCAACACGCCCAACCCAACAAGCTCCAACACGTTCAACCCTAGATTGGCCACCAGTTCCaaa agaCAGGGAGCCAGTTTGCTCAATCCAAGCATGCTCAGCCCGTACACGCTCAGCCCGAACACGCCCCACCATGCAGTAACATTCATTTTCGACATGGACG